One Glycine max cultivar Williams 82 chromosome 6, Glycine_max_v4.0, whole genome shotgun sequence DNA segment encodes these proteins:
- the LOC102664473 gene encoding homeobox protein knotted-1-like 2, giving the protein MHLENETNTLVKERDRLVRETKWLEESINRERKLLGKVMKVLLGKELVVATRTDTKGQTTLHMAVKGQSLEVVEELIKADPSIINMVDNKDEVIGSPGKYLSRVEKEVIEGNGINELQELKDNLLHRHNSYITNLKHEISKKKKKEKLPTDAGKVALAKWTDLDQK; this is encoded by the exons ATGCATCTCGAGAATGAAACCAACACTCTTGTTAAAGAGCGTGACAGACTCGTTCGCGAGACGAAGTGGCTGGAGGAGAGCATCAACAGAGAAAGGAAGCTATTGGGGAAAGTTATGAAAGTGCTATTAGGGAAGGAGCTTGTGGTTGCAACACGGACAGATACAAAGGGGCAAACAACACTTCACATGGCAGTGAAAGGACAAAGTCTTGAGGTGGTGGAGGAGTTGATAAAAGCTGATCCCTCAATAATAAACATGGTTGATAATAAGG ATGAAGTTATTGGATCACCGGGAAAATATCTTAGTAGGGTGGAGAAAGAGGTAATTGAGGGCAATGGGATAAATGAACTTCAAGAGCTGAAGGATAACCTTCTACATAGACATAACAGTTATATTACTAATCTGAAGCATGAAATttccaaaaagaagaagaaagaaaaactgcCAACG GACGCAGGCAAGGTTGCCTTAGCTAAATGGACTGATTTAGatcaaaagtaa